From Echinicola jeungdonensis, the proteins below share one genomic window:
- the selD gene encoding selenide, water dikinase SelD: MMEEEKSLHQYMSELGGGSKIPPDLLEEILVQSAHVQVHNEQLVLGVEDRDDATVYEIGGGKYLLSTTDFFSPMVDEAKDYGKLVAASTLNNIYAMGGGPAFAQAILGWPMEELSAEMASEVMRGAKEVCSQAGVIIAGGHSLDLKEPVFGLSVNGFVEKNHLMRNFGAQAGDLLYLTKPLGIGVMTAALNKGLLLESEYEEMIQLSTHLNRVGEAIAKSGMATAMTDVSGFGLLGHLLVMTQSNELTAKLNLDEVPIVSSAENYLARYIFPKMVEKNWSAYSSKVEGVKGMDMVKLCDPQIGGGLLVAVHPDNKNEFEKSFSLWDTHFPLALIGEFARREGKQVKVAP, translated from the coding sequence ATGATGGAGGAAGAAAAAAGCCTACACCAATATATGAGTGAATTGGGTGGGGGAAGTAAAATTCCACCTGACCTACTGGAAGAGATATTGGTTCAAAGTGCCCATGTCCAAGTTCATAATGAACAATTGGTTTTGGGGGTTGAAGACAGGGATGATGCGACAGTATATGAAATAGGTGGGGGTAAATATTTGTTAAGCACCACTGATTTTTTTTCCCCTATGGTGGATGAGGCAAAAGATTATGGAAAGCTGGTAGCTGCCAGCACTTTGAATAATATTTATGCAATGGGAGGAGGTCCTGCCTTTGCTCAGGCAATTTTGGGTTGGCCCATGGAGGAACTTTCTGCTGAGATGGCCTCCGAAGTCATGCGTGGGGCCAAAGAAGTATGTTCCCAAGCGGGAGTGATCATTGCTGGGGGGCATAGTTTGGACCTTAAGGAGCCAGTATTTGGGTTAAGTGTCAATGGATTTGTGGAAAAAAATCATTTAATGCGGAATTTTGGCGCCCAAGCTGGGGATCTCCTGTACCTGACCAAGCCATTGGGAATAGGGGTGATGACTGCAGCTTTGAATAAAGGATTGTTATTGGAAAGCGAATATGAGGAAATGATTCAACTGTCAACCCATTTAAACCGGGTTGGTGAAGCCATTGCCAAAAGTGGTATGGCAACTGCAATGACAGATGTATCTGGTTTTGGCTTATTGGGACATTTGTTGGTCATGACCCAATCCAATGAACTAACCGCTAAATTAAATTTAGATGAAGTTCCAATAGTAAGCAGTGCTGAAAATTATTTGGCCCGATATATTTTTCCTAAAATGGTGGAGAAAAATTGGAGTGCTTACAGCTCCAAGGTTGAAGGGGTCAAAGGTATGGATATGGTAAAATTGTGTGACCCTCAAATTGGGGGAGGGCTTTTGGTGGCAGTACATCCTGATAATAAAAATGAATTTGAAAAGAGTTTCTCTCTATGGGATACTCATTTCCCATTGGCGCTAATTGGGGAGTTTGCCCGCAGGGAAGGGAAGCAAGTAAAGGTGGCCCCTTAA
- a CDS encoding DUF4421 domain-containing protein: MGNRNSVVYFLFGLLVLNFLDCPSGYAQNEDYYQSFPNQVTSRFYFSKKYTGFNLKDKKNGPNWNYMPNTSRTMGVGATYNNISLNLATGFGFLNPEKGKGDSDYFDLQTHSYQKDYIIDLFLQFYSGYHLIPEGRQAPPGDNYYYRPDIKVTKIGASVKQVFNGDKFSYRAAFLQNEWQKKSAGTLLLGLEAYGGKISGDTTLIPPGALSDMERRIRQVSFFELGPNAGLAYTLVIWKRIFLMASASGNLGFGFTQIRGDSKEIKWGINANYFLRGSIGYNSEKWSINANYVYDRVRLLSQQQLSPSIATGNYRLNFIYRFEAGPKLKRTLDYLGWKKPW, from the coding sequence ATGGGGAATAGAAATTCAGTCGTTTATTTCTTGTTTGGGCTTTTAGTCCTGAACTTTTTGGATTGTCCAAGTGGATATGCTCAAAATGAGGATTATTATCAATCCTTCCCTAATCAAGTCACCAGCAGGTTTTATTTTTCCAAGAAATATACAGGGTTTAACCTGAAGGATAAGAAAAACGGCCCAAATTGGAATTATATGCCAAACACTTCCCGGACCATGGGGGTAGGGGCAACATATAATAATATTTCCCTGAACCTAGCGACAGGATTTGGGTTTTTAAATCCAGAAAAAGGGAAAGGGGATAGTGATTATTTTGACTTGCAAACCCATAGTTACCAGAAAGATTATATCATTGATTTGTTTTTGCAGTTTTATAGTGGCTATCATTTAATTCCCGAGGGAAGACAAGCACCGCCAGGAGATAATTATTATTACCGGCCAGATATTAAAGTGACCAAAATTGGAGCCTCTGTCAAGCAGGTATTCAATGGGGATAAATTTTCCTACCGGGCAGCATTTTTACAAAATGAATGGCAAAAGAAGTCTGCAGGAACCTTGTTGCTAGGATTGGAAGCATACGGAGGAAAGATTAGTGGAGATACCACTTTAATTCCCCCTGGGGCTTTGTCGGATATGGAAAGAAGGATCAGACAGGTTAGCTTTTTTGAACTAGGGCCCAATGCGGGTTTAGCTTATACCCTGGTGATCTGGAAAAGAATATTTTTAATGGCCTCCGCTTCAGGAAATCTTGGATTTGGATTTACCCAAATTAGAGGGGATAGTAAGGAGATCAAATGGGGCATCAATGCCAATTATTTTTTAAGGGGAAGCATAGGCTATAACTCCGAGAAATGGAGCATCAATGCCAATTATGTTTATGACAGGGTAAGGTTGCTCAGTCAACAACAACTTTCCCCTTCTATTGCTACAGGAAATTACAGGCTCAACTTTATTTACCGATTTGAGGCTGGACCTAAATTGAAGAGAACTTTGGATTATTTGGGATGGAAAAAGCCATGGTGA